The following coding sequences lie in one Desulfitibacter alkalitolerans DSM 16504 genomic window:
- a CDS encoding DEAD/DEAH box helicase: MIIGDYVFDKTKNERVQILEISEVWGFVSYKVFNASTGTVYKLSAADICAEVPEENFNESYLRYVAMHSKIKNETSEGILSKLSSGIIPLPHQLHVLNRALSNNNVRYILADEVGLGKTIEAGLIIKELKTRGLIKRILVVCPTGLVTQWSLEMQDKFNEKFHVILPEDYDTIRKITGNEDVYGQFDQVISPMDSIKPLERRVGWTEEKIAQYNEERIYSIINSGWDLVVIDEAHRVAGSSGEVARYKLGNLLAAASPYLLLLTATPHNGKTEPFLRLIRLVDEKAFPNINAIVKEQVAPYVIRTEKREAIDNNGNKLFKNRTTRAIELHWDERHSMQRRLYEMVSDYVAQNYNKAMRNRGKNMWFVFLLIMMQRLVTSSTSAVRESMERRVKVLEEQAFKYQSMSEEEFAEMELEENMEDAIAAISLDIKEEIAQLNDIIAVAKQAEFQYLDVKVEPLLEIIDDLFAEDRQRKVIIFTEFVATQSYLVKLLKDRGYSTSILNGSMSIEERNAVLQEFKTETDILISTDAGGEGLNLQFSNCIINYDLPWNPMKIEQRIGRVDRIGQQRDVIVYNFILADTVENRVKAVLEEKLSVILKEIGIDKYSDVLDSETAELNFTDAYMKSIRNPKNIELNIRPVEEDLKKQVQNTMRIKDLIKEEKDLTSMIGTGSAFDFEAALRQMVTYYENYKGNPYLPIENFSINDPVIVGHLNKEIEQDLGGQLLNVSIKDFPNEKGYFMLWRISLTPDSQGQKIIPIFINQDFILRPMAGKKIWEAILDKDRVITVCEGEKIDIETQNKLRTASQEFAYDTFLTLKAELEKRNEETYRKYLYALNLRIEAAQRIGIENIRKHKLMALSREKAEIEANYQAGKKFCPDFKPVLIVHME, from the coding sequence ATGATCATAGGAGATTACGTTTTTGATAAAACTAAAAATGAGCGTGTGCAGATATTGGAGATCAGCGAAGTATGGGGCTTTGTGTCTTACAAGGTGTTTAATGCTTCTACCGGGACAGTTTATAAGTTATCCGCTGCTGACATTTGCGCCGAAGTACCCGAAGAAAATTTTAATGAGAGCTATCTTCGGTATGTTGCCATGCATTCAAAAATCAAGAACGAAACCTCCGAAGGCATCCTGTCAAAGCTATCGAGCGGCATCATTCCTTTGCCGCACCAGCTGCATGTTCTTAACAGGGCTTTATCAAACAATAATGTGAGATACATATTGGCGGATGAAGTGGGTCTCGGAAAAACTATTGAAGCAGGACTCATTATTAAAGAGTTAAAGACCAGGGGACTTATCAAGCGGATACTGGTTGTCTGCCCTACCGGTCTTGTAACTCAATGGAGTCTGGAAATGCAGGACAAGTTCAACGAGAAGTTCCATGTTATCCTGCCGGAAGATTATGACACCATTCGTAAGATAACTGGAAATGAGGACGTTTACGGGCAGTTTGATCAGGTTATCTCACCCATGGATTCTATCAAGCCCTTGGAAAGACGGGTTGGCTGGACGGAAGAAAAGATCGCCCAATACAATGAGGAACGGATTTATTCCATCATCAACAGCGGCTGGGATTTGGTCGTGATTGACGAGGCCCATAGGGTTGCCGGGAGTTCAGGGGAAGTAGCCAGATACAAGCTTGGCAACCTCCTGGCTGCAGCCAGCCCTTACCTGCTGTTGCTGACTGCTACACCCCATAATGGCAAAACGGAGCCGTTTTTGCGGCTTATACGCCTGGTTGATGAAAAGGCCTTCCCCAATATCAATGCCATTGTTAAAGAGCAGGTAGCTCCTTATGTTATAAGGACTGAAAAGCGTGAAGCCATAGACAATAACGGCAATAAGCTTTTTAAGAATCGAACTACTAGGGCTATTGAATTGCACTGGGACGAACGGCATTCCATGCAGCGCAGGCTGTATGAAATGGTGTCGGATTACGTTGCCCAAAATTATAACAAGGCAATGCGCAACCGCGGCAAAAACATGTGGTTCGTATTCCTGCTCATTATGATGCAGCGTCTGGTCACCAGCAGCACAAGCGCCGTCCGGGAAAGTATGGAACGGCGTGTTAAAGTCCTGGAAGAGCAAGCATTCAAGTATCAATCCATGTCCGAAGAAGAATTTGCAGAGATGGAATTGGAAGAAAACATGGAGGATGCCATTGCTGCCATTTCTCTGGACATCAAAGAAGAAATTGCCCAGCTTAACGATATCATTGCAGTTGCCAAGCAGGCAGAGTTCCAATATCTTGATGTCAAAGTTGAGCCGTTACTTGAAATTATCGATGACTTATTTGCTGAGGACCGGCAAAGAAAGGTTATCATTTTTACGGAATTTGTGGCGACACAAAGCTACCTTGTAAAGCTGTTGAAAGACAGGGGGTATTCAACATCCATTCTCAACGGCAGCATGAGTATTGAGGAACGGAATGCCGTGCTGCAGGAGTTTAAAACGGAAACGGACATCCTTATTTCGACCGATGCCGGTGGTGAGGGCCTAAACCTGCAGTTTTCCAACTGCATTATTAACTATGACCTGCCCTGGAATCCGATGAAGATAGAGCAGCGTATCGGGCGCGTTGACCGTATCGGGCAGCAAAGAGATGTGATAGTTTATAATTTTATTCTGGCTGATACTGTTGAAAACCGTGTAAAAGCTGTGTTGGAAGAAAAGCTTTCCGTCATACTTAAAGAGATTGGCATCGACAAGTATTCTGATGTGCTTGACAGTGAAACCGCTGAGCTTAACTTTACGGATGCTTATATGAAATCAATCCGCAATCCTAAAAATATTGAGTTAAACATTCGTCCGGTTGAGGAGGATTTGAAAAAGCAGGTTCAAAATACCATGCGTATAAAAGACCTCATAAAGGAAGAAAAAGACCTTACCTCAATGATTGGGACAGGATCTGCTTTTGACTTTGAAGCTGCATTGCGGCAGATGGTCACATACTATGAAAACTATAAGGGCAATCCCTACTTGCCTATCGAGAATTTCAGCATTAATGACCCTGTGATTGTTGGCCACCTGAACAAGGAAATCGAGCAAGACTTGGGAGGTCAGCTTTTAAATGTTTCAATAAAAGATTTTCCGAATGAAAAGGGCTACTTTATGCTGTGGCGGATATCACTTACTCCTGACAGCCAGGGGCAGAAGATTATCCCAATTTTCATTAACCAGGATTTTATCCTGCGTCCTATGGCGGGTAAGAAAATATGGGAGGCTATTCTTGACAAAGACAGGGTTATTACTGTTTGCGAAGGGGAAAAGATCGATATAGAAACTCAGAATAAGCTCCGTACAGCGTCACAGGAATTTGCCTACGACACTTTCTTAACGCTGAAAGCAGAACTGGAAAAAAGAAATGAAGAAACATACAGAAAGTATTTGTATGCTTTGAACCTGCGCATCGAGGCTGCGCAGCGGATAGGGATCGAAAATATCAGGAAG